A genomic segment from Streptomyces sp. NBC_01233 encodes:
- a CDS encoding methyltransferase domain-containing protein, with protein sequence MTNETLHDRFIDLAELPERGRVVDLGCGSGPALAAFARRFPQAQLTGFDRSELALATARERLQAHAGTVELGSVDLREQLPLADGSVDTVISSNLLECLPDPAQLLNEVWRVLRPGGRAVLSHSDFDSLVIAGAPVDLDRKIGHAFADDAPSWMDSSDGRIGRKLPGLVQASPLARTHVETVVTSSTELSGHAARRVGDIRGALRSTTSRGHSTLGLDEIDEWYAAVQRAAAAGRFFFAETAVLVAAHRI encoded by the coding sequence ATGACCAACGAGACGCTGCACGACCGGTTTATCGACCTCGCGGAGCTTCCGGAGCGGGGACGAGTGGTCGACTTAGGCTGTGGCAGTGGCCCGGCCTTGGCCGCCTTCGCAAGGCGCTTTCCGCAGGCGCAACTCACGGGCTTCGACCGGTCCGAGCTGGCCCTGGCCACGGCTCGCGAGCGTCTACAGGCTCACGCTGGCACAGTGGAGTTGGGCTCGGTGGATCTACGCGAGCAGCTCCCTCTCGCGGACGGCAGCGTAGACACGGTCATCTCGTCCAACCTTCTCGAGTGCCTACCTGACCCGGCTCAGCTCCTGAACGAGGTGTGGCGGGTGCTACGGCCGGGTGGTCGCGCGGTGCTGTCCCATTCCGACTTCGACTCACTCGTGATCGCCGGTGCTCCCGTCGACCTCGACCGCAAGATCGGCCACGCGTTCGCCGATGACGCGCCCTCATGGATGGACAGCTCGGATGGGAGGATCGGGCGCAAGCTGCCCGGTTTGGTCCAGGCATCACCGCTTGCCCGGACCCATGTAGAGACCGTAGTGACTTCCTCAACCGAATTGTCCGGCCATGCCGCTCGCAGGGTCGGCGATATCCGTGGAGCGTTGCGGTCGACCACCAGTCGAGGACACAGCACACTGGGGTTGGACGAGATCGACGAGTGGTACGCCGCGGTTCAACGGGCCGCAGCAGCTGGGCGCTTCTTCTTCGCCGAGACAGCAGTGCTTGTTGCAGCTCACCGCATCTGA